One genomic window of Glycine soja cultivar W05 chromosome 9, ASM419377v2, whole genome shotgun sequence includes the following:
- the LOC114425397 gene encoding pathogenesis-related homeodomain protein-like, with product MRDVDSLNSEGSGKSSYSQEQTMSKLVSSKFKTSSTKCQEKKHKVKLKSHKHRAGTNKSKKTVTDSSIKAPLEDSSNKKVIIRKYRHKTDGKSSRMLSSTKLEGGKNSHSSGIEGNDVDGEEKIKKHKRRKKKRQRNNMDVDDASRLRRRTRYLLIKMKLEQNLIDAYSGEGWKGQSREKIRPEKELLRAKKQILKCKLNIRDAIRQLDSLSSVGSIEDSAIAPDGSVYHENIFCANCKLHEAFPDNDIILCDGTCNRAFHQRCLNPPLDTENIPPGDQGWFCKFCECKIEILEATNAHLGTQFSLDSTWQDVFKEEASMPDGDIALLNPEEEWPSDDPEDDDYNPEKKEDSHSIDIEGDDGNASNDSTSSSSLWSLNGECPPVDEGVSHEYYSVNSCIDSNESGEIACGPRQRKAVDYKKLYDEMFGKDAPPCEQVSEDEDWGPGKRKRREKESDAVNTLMTLHESENKHSNNEKNDTTREGSSGIQIRRSCFRIPVDAVEKLRQAFAENELPPRSVKDSLSKELGLDPEKVSKWFKNARYLALKTRRYQSEGEQLQSFTSKISTDSISQIVEKDELLKSTVSKITVIHSQKDGKNITGKEKNNLSDSLLKKRQQQEIPPPLERENGNKDSMEVSNDVKLKKMLKKRKRGVNIIFEGDSQAAELEFERLSKVKRKLDSMKQKLNEVQNCRAKGSNEPSIIYVPTAQLREKVEK from the exons ATGCGGGATGTGGATAGTTTAAATAGCGAAGGATCTGGAAAATCTAGTTACTCACAGGAACAGACTATGTCCAAGCTAGTTTCctcgaaattcaaaacaagtAGCACAAAATGCCAAGAGAAGAAACACAAAGTTAAGTTAAAATCTCATAAACACAGAGCTggtacaaacaaatcaaagaagaCAGTTACGGATTCTTCCATAAAGGCACCGCTTGAGGATTCTTCGAATAAAAAAGTGATTATTAGAAAATATCGGCATAAAACCGATGGGAAATCTTCGCGGATGCTGTCTTCAACAAAGCTAGAAGGAGGAAAAAATTCTCATAGTTCTGGAATAGAGGGGAATGATGTTGATGGGgaggaaaagattaaaaaacataagagaagaaagaagaaaagacaaAGGAATAACATGGATGTTGATGATGCTTCACGCCTGCGAAGGAGAACAAGGTACctcttaatcaaaatgaagctAGAGCAGAACCTTATCGATGCTTACTCTGGAGAAGGTTGGAAAGGTCAAAG TCGGGAGAAGATTAGGCCAGAAAAGGAGCTACTAAGAGCAAAAAAGcagattttaaaatgtaaacttaATATTCGTGATGCCATACGCCAGCTGGATTCTCTTAGTTCTGTGGGTAGCATTGAAGATTCTGCCATTGCTCCAGATGGATCTGTTTATCATGAAAAT ATATTCTGTGCCAATTGCAAACTACATGAAGCTTTCCCAGATAATGATATTATACTCTGTGATGGCACATGCAATCGTGCTTTTCACCAGAGATGTCTCAATCCTCCTTTGGATACTGAAAATA TTCCTCCTGGAGATCAAGGCTGGTTTTGCAAGTTTTGTGAATGTAAGATAGAAATACTAGAGGCAACAAATGCCCATCTTGGGACTCAATTCTCCCTAGACAGTACTTGGCAG GATGTATTCAAGGAAGAGGCTTCTATGCCTGATGGTGACATTGCATTGCTAAATCCAGAAGAAGAATGGCCATCAGATGATCCTGAAGATGATGATTACAATccagagaagaaagaagacagCCACAGCATCGACATAGAAGGAGATGATGGAAATGCATCCAATGATTCAACCAGTTCTTCCAGTCTGTGGTCTTTGAATGGTGAATGTCCTCCAGTAGATGAAGGCGTCAGTCATGAATACTATTCTGTTAATAGCTGCATAGATTCTAATGAATCTGGGGAAATAGCATGTGGCCCTAGGCAGCGTAAAGCTGTTGACTACAAGAAACTCTATGAT GAAATGTTTGGGAAGGATGCTCCACCTTGTGAACAAGTGAGTGAAGATGAAGATTGGGGTCCTggcaaaagaaagagaagagaaaaggagtCTGATGCTGTCAATACTCTTATGACTCTGCATGAAAGTGAGAATAAACATTCCaataatgagaaaaatgataCAACAAGAGAGGGCTCTTCAGGCATACAAATAAGAAGATCTTGTTTCAGGATTCCGGTTGATGCCGTTGAG AAACTTCGCCAAGCTTTTGCAGAGAATGAGCTTCCTCCAAGATCTGTGAAGGACAGTCTTTCGAAAGAGTTGGGACTAGATCCTGAAAAG GTTAGCAAATGGTTCAAAAATGCTCGTTACTTAGCACTTAAAACCAGAAGG TATCAATCAGAAGGAGAACAGCTTCAGAGTTTCACTTCTAAGATCTCAACGGACTCTATATCTCAAATTGTGGAGAAAGATGAGCTTTTGAAATCAACGGTCTCCAAAATTACTGTGATTCATTCCCAGAAGGATGGTAAAAACATCACAGgcaaagagaaaaataacttATCTGACAGTCTTTTGAAGAAAAGGCAACAACAAGAAATACCTCCACCTttggaaagagaaaatggcaACAAG GATTCTATGGAGGTCAGCAATGATGTTAAGTTGAAGAAAATgctgaaaaaaaggaaaagaggggtaaatattatatttgaagGAGATTCTCAGGCAGCAGAGTTGGAATTTGAAAGACTCAGCAAAGTGAAGAGGAAACTAGATAGCATGaagcagaaattaaatgaaGTTCAAAATTGCAGAGCAAAGGGTTCAAATGAACCCTCTATTATATATGTACCCACAGCCCAATTAAGGGAAAaggttgaaaaataa